Proteins from a single region of Ammoniphilus oxalaticus:
- a CDS encoding NAD(P)-dependent oxidoreductase, with protein MIFKGRKRSMEKIGFVGLGTMGMPMARNLQKAGYSLVVYNRTAERTRDFVGQANVKIVDSPAEVAENCEILFTMLAADDAVEEVILGEKGVLSAAEAGLTVVDSSTVAPQTSLRMAEELAKKEIDFLDAPVTGSKPQATEGILTFMVGGRAEVFERCLPLFQAMGKHAYHMGAQGAGSQAKLGNNTMAAIHLLAMTEALTMVSKAGVDPALFLEMVSGGGGRSGMVDTKGPKVVNRDFRPHFKTELMLKDLGLATSFANELAIPTPVLATVKEMLQIAMTKGFAQEDMCSVIKCYEEWAGIEVKARDLKI; from the coding sequence GTGATTTTTAAAGGGAGGAAAAGGAGTATGGAAAAGATTGGTTTTGTCGGATTAGGAACAATGGGAATGCCCATGGCTCGTAATCTACAAAAAGCGGGCTATTCGCTCGTTGTTTATAATCGGACAGCTGAACGAACGCGGGATTTTGTTGGCCAAGCCAATGTTAAAATCGTTGACTCCCCAGCGGAGGTCGCGGAAAATTGCGAAATTTTGTTTACGATGTTAGCGGCTGATGATGCCGTGGAAGAAGTCATTCTCGGGGAAAAGGGAGTGCTTAGCGCAGCGGAAGCGGGCCTAACCGTCGTCGATAGTAGCACAGTTGCCCCACAAACGAGTTTGCGGATGGCAGAAGAATTGGCTAAAAAGGAAATCGATTTCCTTGATGCGCCTGTGACAGGCAGCAAGCCCCAGGCGACCGAGGGGATCCTTACGTTTATGGTCGGCGGGAGGGCTGAAGTGTTTGAACGTTGTTTACCGTTGTTTCAAGCAATGGGCAAACACGCTTACCATATGGGCGCTCAAGGCGCGGGCTCGCAAGCAAAACTGGGTAACAATACAATGGCCGCTATTCATTTGTTAGCGATGACGGAAGCACTAACAATGGTCAGCAAAGCGGGCGTCGATCCCGCCCTATTTTTAGAAATGGTCAGTGGCGGCGGTGGCCGTAGCGGGATGGTCGACACGAAAGGACCGAAAGTTGTTAACCGCGATTTCCGCCCTCATTTTAAAACAGAATTGATGCTCAAAGATTTAGGACTCGCCACCTCCTTTGCGAATGAATTGGCAATTCCAACACCCGTGCTGGCCACCGTAAAAGAAATGCTGCAAATAGCAATGACAAAAGGATTTGCGCAAGAAGACATGTGCTCCGTGATCAAATGCTACGAGGAATGGGCTGGAATTGAAGTAAAAGCGAGGGACTTAAAGATTTAG